In a single window of the Bacillus clarus genome:
- a CDS encoding DUF402 domain-containing protein codes for MKRKYGDGSTWKRLIEKTYAVKQVEEGMLGILQMKKVKEPSYKAYNGKELCIVDDEYTWGQYFINDKNFAITAMLDEQKNLVQYYIDVAKEYKIDEHGLPYFDDLYLDVVLLPNGEIYLLDEDELEAAYRTKDISKEEYDLAWHTAKWIIATIKRREFYWIAILEKEIQKLN; via the coding sequence ATGAAACGTAAGTACGGTGATGGTTCTACGTGGAAGCGATTAATAGAGAAGACATATGCAGTAAAGCAAGTAGAAGAAGGTATGTTAGGGATATTACAGATGAAAAAGGTAAAAGAGCCTAGTTATAAAGCGTACAACGGTAAAGAACTTTGTATTGTAGATGATGAGTATACATGGGGACAATATTTTATAAATGATAAAAACTTTGCCATTACAGCAATGTTAGATGAGCAGAAGAATTTGGTGCAATATTATATCGATGTAGCGAAGGAATACAAAATAGATGAGCATGGTCTGCCGTATTTTGATGATTTATATTTAGATGTAGTGCTATTACCGAACGGTGAGATTTATTTATTAGATGAAGATGAGTTAGAAGCGGCGTATAGGACTAAGGATATTTCCAAAGAGGAATATGATTTAGCTTGGCATACTGCAAAATGGATTATTGCAACAATAAAAAGAAGAGAGTTTTATTGGATTGCAATTTTAGAAAAAGAAATTCAAAAATTAAATTGA